In a genomic window of Sutcliffiella sp. FSL R7-0096:
- the gnd gene encoding phosphogluconate dehydrogenase (NAD(+)-dependent, decarboxylating) produces the protein MKLAMIGLGKMGYNLTLNLIDNKHEVVAFDVDKENVVKSEKAGAVGAYSIEEALGKLESPKVIWMMVPAGEITENVLSEITGFVTEGDIIIDGGNSNYKDTLKRAEALAAKGVHYLDVGTSGGMEGARNGACTMIGGNEEAFKHVEALFQDICVENGYLYAGKSGSGHFLKMVHNGVEYGMMQAIAEGFDILEKSDFDFDYEKVARVWNNGSVVRSWLMELTENAFSKDARLEGIKGVMHSSGEGKWTVETALDLQAAAPVIALSLMMRYRSLEPDTFSGKVVAALRNEFGGHAVEKN, from the coding sequence ATGAAACTAGCAATGATTGGTTTAGGTAAAATGGGCTATAATTTGACTTTGAATTTAATAGATAACAAGCATGAGGTAGTCGCTTTTGATGTGGACAAAGAAAACGTTGTCAAAAGCGAAAAGGCTGGCGCTGTCGGTGCTTACTCGATTGAGGAAGCTCTAGGCAAGCTGGAATCTCCGAAAGTGATATGGATGATGGTCCCTGCAGGGGAAATTACCGAAAACGTACTTTCAGAGATTACTGGTTTCGTAACTGAGGGGGACATCATCATCGACGGTGGTAACTCCAACTATAAAGATACATTAAAGCGTGCAGAAGCGCTTGCTGCAAAAGGTGTCCACTACCTGGATGTCGGGACAAGTGGCGGTATGGAAGGTGCTCGAAATGGAGCATGCACGATGATCGGCGGCAATGAAGAGGCATTCAAGCATGTAGAAGCGTTATTCCAAGATATTTGTGTAGAGAACGGTTACTTATATGCAGGAAAGTCCGGTAGCGGCCACTTCTTGAAAATGGTCCACAATGGCGTGGAGTACGGCATGATGCAAGCAATCGCAGAAGGCTTCGACATTTTAGAAAAAAGTGATTTTGATTTTGACTATGAAAAGGTTGCAAGAGTATGGAACAACGGATCGGTTGTTCGCTCATGGCTGATGGAACTAACCGAAAATGCATTCAGCAAGGATGCTAGATTGGAAGGAATCAAAGGCGTTATGCATTCATCAGGTGAGGGTAAATGGACAGTAGAAACAGCCCTTGACCTTCAGGCCGCAGCACCAGTCATCGCCCTATCCCTAATGATGCGCTACCGCTCACTAGAGCCGGACACCTTCTCCGGAAAAGTAGTCGCAGCACTACGAAACGAATTCGGTGGCCATGCAGTCGAAAAGAACTAA
- a CDS encoding MurR/RpiR family transcriptional regulator — MNRQETQYCMMRIRSHYPQFRGKEQVIADYILNNPQKIVHSTINQVADDLGVADSTVFRFCQRIGFKGYQAMKIALATEIVEPIQDIHENIMEHDSEKTIAEKVFRSNIKTLEDTLKILDDQAFHEVISAILGARKVELFGSGGSNVIALDAYHKLIRTGVSVNVQSDTHMQLMSASQLTDEDVAIIISHTGASKDMMHILEVVKANGVKTIGITNFAKSPLSQGVDIALYTMSEETDYRSEALASRIAQLAMIDAIYVNVLMAKKDKGKEALQKVRAAISVKRV; from the coding sequence ATGAACAGGCAAGAAACACAATACTGCATGATGCGCATACGTTCCCACTATCCACAGTTCAGGGGGAAGGAGCAAGTCATCGCGGACTATATCCTCAATAATCCACAGAAAATTGTCCACAGCACCATCAACCAAGTAGCAGATGACCTTGGTGTAGCAGATTCTACTGTTTTCCGTTTCTGTCAGCGCATTGGTTTCAAAGGCTACCAAGCGATGAAAATTGCACTCGCAACGGAAATTGTGGAGCCCATTCAAGATATTCATGAAAATATCATGGAACATGACAGCGAAAAAACGATTGCGGAAAAAGTATTTCGCTCCAATATAAAAACACTTGAAGATACTCTAAAAATCCTTGATGATCAGGCTTTTCATGAGGTGATCAGCGCCATTCTTGGAGCTCGCAAAGTCGAATTGTTCGGCAGTGGCGGATCCAATGTCATCGCATTGGACGCCTACCATAAACTTATCCGTACAGGGGTTTCTGTGAACGTCCAGTCCGACACCCACATGCAGCTTATGTCTGCCAGCCAACTGACAGATGAGGACGTAGCCATCATCATTTCGCATACTGGAGCGTCCAAGGATATGATGCATATTCTCGAAGTTGTGAAAGCAAACGGCGTCAAAACGATCGGCATCACGAACTTTGCCAAATCTCCGCTTAGCCAAGGTGTTGATATTGCCCTCTACACGATGTCAGAGGAAACGGATTATAGATCAGAGGCATTGGCTTCCCGGATCGCCCAGCTTGCCATGATTGATGCCATCTATGTCAATGTACTGATGGCGAAAAAGGATAAGGGAAAAGAGGCGCTACAGAAGGTACGTGCTGCGATATCCGTGAAAAGGGTTTAA
- a CDS encoding SDR family oxidoreductase has protein sequence MNILLLGATGRVGSHIVTYALLDGHHVNVLVRTPEKIQIDNENLSIIQGNVLNKDDMIHAVHGCDVVVSALNTDGTTTLSESMPLIIEAMEHEGIKRIVTIGTAGILQSRSTPNTLRYQSSESKRKSTRAAEEHHKVYDILKQSTLEWTIVCPTYLPDGERKGKYRIERNYLPEDGVKISVPDTAEFTLRQINTNDYINSRVGIAY, from the coding sequence ATGAATATTTTACTTCTCGGCGCAACCGGACGAGTCGGAAGTCATATAGTCACTTACGCCCTATTAGATGGACATCATGTTAATGTATTAGTTCGTACTCCAGAAAAGATACAAATAGATAATGAAAATTTATCCATTATTCAAGGGAATGTTTTAAATAAAGATGATATGATACATGCAGTGCATGGATGTGATGTGGTTGTTAGTGCACTAAATACAGACGGTACAACGACCCTATCAGAAAGCATGCCACTTATTATCGAGGCAATGGAACACGAAGGTATAAAACGAATAGTAACTATAGGAACAGCCGGTATCCTACAAAGTAGATCCACTCCCAATACTCTACGTTATCAATCTAGTGAATCAAAGCGTAAATCAACCCGTGCAGCGGAAGAACATCATAAAGTTTACGATATACTCAAACAATCAACCCTCGAATGGACGATTGTTTGTCCTACTTATTTGCCTGATGGAGAAAGGAAAGGCAAATATCGTATAGAACGAAATTATTTGCCAGAGGATGGAGTTAAGATATCAGTACCGGATACAGCAGAATTTACATTGAGACAAATTAATACTAACGATTATATTAATTCACGAGTAGGTATCGCCTACTAA
- a CDS encoding DUF1646 family protein, whose protein sequence is MDFGLISIFLIVLSGPLLVKKIEENMEVFLLSMGILATMVSGVYNEQLFFMAATDPIFISLAVLVAGLIFRWMQMPFSRILHFLKNRVPFKLFIFLLVVFLGLISSVITAIIAALLLVFIVVGIDLEKRERIRLTVLACFSIGLGAALTPIGEPLSIVTISKLNGDFFYLLRLVGKDILFALFLFGLLAAFMVKAPGPNDLKRSMKDQESYEEIFIRGLKIYFFVMGLTFLGAGFEPFVSAYFLGMDPSVLYWFNMSSAILDNATLAAAEISPELDPSIIRIILLGLMISGGMLVPGNIPNIIAAGKLGITSKEWARHGVPVGICAMVIYYFIVL, encoded by the coding sequence ATGGATTTCGGGTTGATATCGATTTTTCTGATCGTTTTATCGGGACCATTACTTGTCAAAAAAATAGAAGAAAATATGGAAGTTTTTTTACTGAGCATGGGAATACTTGCAACCATGGTAAGTGGTGTCTACAATGAACAGCTATTCTTCATGGCCGCAACCGACCCCATATTCATATCACTCGCCGTCTTAGTCGCGGGCCTGATATTTAGATGGATGCAGATGCCGTTTAGCCGGATCCTCCACTTTTTGAAAAACAGGGTTCCATTCAAGTTGTTTATTTTTTTGCTTGTCGTATTTCTTGGTTTGATTTCAAGTGTCATTACCGCTATCATTGCTGCACTTCTTTTGGTATTCATAGTGGTAGGGATAGACCTTGAAAAGAGAGAAAGAATACGGCTTACAGTCCTTGCTTGTTTTTCCATCGGGTTGGGTGCAGCTCTGACGCCGATTGGAGAGCCGTTATCCATCGTGACAATCAGTAAGTTGAACGGGGATTTCTTTTACCTGTTAAGGCTGGTGGGCAAGGATATCCTATTCGCTTTGTTCTTATTCGGCTTGCTTGCTGCCTTTATGGTCAAAGCACCAGGTCCTAACGATCTGAAGCGGAGTATGAAGGACCAGGAGAGCTACGAGGAAATCTTTATTCGGGGCTTAAAAATTTACTTTTTTGTAATGGGACTGACCTTTCTTGGTGCGGGATTTGAACCATTTGTCTCCGCCTACTTTTTAGGAATGGACCCTTCCGTCTTATACTGGTTCAATATGTCCTCCGCCATTTTGGATAACGCGACACTCGCGGCTGCAGAAATCAGCCCCGAGCTGGATCCATCAATCATTCGCATCATTTTGCTTGGTCTCATGATCAGTGGGGGAATGTTGGTACCTGGGAACATCCCTAATATCATTGCTGCGGGGAAACTTGGTATTACAAGTAAAGAGTGGGCACGCCACGGTGTTCCGGTCGGCATTTGTGCGATGGTGATATATTATTTTATCGTCTTATAA